A region of the Chloroflexota bacterium genome:
GATCATAACGACGCCTGGGGCAGCGCGGTGATTGCCTGTGCACTGGTAAGCAATCATAACGCTCACACCCAGCGTGCTTTGCAGGCCATCCCCGCCTGGATCGAGAAAAACTGGCCGGATGTGACCATAATCGACGAACAAATTGAAATCGTATAGGTTTAATATTTTTGGATAAATTTCATCCGAAATTCATTATTGACGTCCACCGGCTTATTTGCTATGCTAACTGTGCGACTAATTCAGGGCAAGCGAAAACAATCTTAGCAAAAAATACCCCTTGTCATAAACATGAAAAAATTTAGCATTCGCTGGAGGTAACCATGTTTGAACCCATTGTTGATGTATCTACATGGCAAAGAGATATCAATTCTGTCAAAATGCTCGGAGCCGGGACGCTGGGAATGTATATAAAGTCGGGCGGTACCGACAAGAATAACGGCGCCAGCTACACGGATTGGCGCTTCCGCGAGAATGCGGGCAAATTTAGCGAGCGCATCCCATGCGGATACTATTACTTTTTTTATCCACACTTTGACGGCACCAAACAGGCGCGCTATTTCTGCAATTTACTTAAATCAGTAAAATGGA
Encoded here:
- a CDS encoding DUF503 domain-containing protein, with the translated sequence MSLGVLTLQIQIPGCASLKEKRSRLKPLLTRLRREFNISVAEIDHNDAWGSAVIACALVSNHNAHTQRALQAIPAWIEKNWPDVTIIDEQIEIV